A genomic segment from Glycine soja cultivar W05 chromosome 20, ASM419377v2, whole genome shotgun sequence encodes:
- the LOC114403729 gene encoding uncharacterized protein LOC114403729: protein MGFAGALRNIVRPLSVASSRALMPRISTNASMAPFCPAFPSPCKPPQWLHPLWNQFHSLTDTRFPKRRPSEKPRRKRASLRPSGPYAWVQYTPGQPILPNKPNEGSVKRRNEKKRMRQRRAFILAEKKKRKAQLQEANRKKNIQRVERKMAAVAREREWAERLAELQRLEEEKKKSMA, encoded by the exons ATGGGATTTGCAGGAGCCCTAAGGAACATTGTTCGCCCTCTCTCAGTTGCATCATCAAGAGCTTTAATGCCTCGAATCTCCACCAATGCTTCGATGGCACCATTTTGTCCTGCTTTTCCATCTCCCTGCAAACCTCCTCAATGGCTTCATCCCCTTTGGAATCAATTCCACAGCTTGACAGACACTCGCTTCCCCAAGAGACGACCCTCTGAAAAACCTCGTCGAAAGAGAGCCAGCTTGAGACCCTCTG GGCCTTATGCTTGGGTTCAATATACACCGGGCCAACCCATACTTCCAAATAAGCCTAATGAAGGGAGTGTCAAAAGGAGAAATGAGAAGAAACGCATGAGGCAACGCCGTGCCTTTATATTG gctgaaaagaagaaaaggaaggcTCAGCTGCAAGAGGCTAATCGGAAGAAAAATATTCAGAGGGTAGAACGTAAAATGGCTGCAGTTGCAAGGGAAAGAGAGTGGGCAGAAAGACTGGCTGAGTTGCAGCGACttgaggaagagaagaaaaaatctaTGGCTTGA